A single region of the Thermotoga profunda AZM34c06 genome encodes:
- a CDS encoding Ig-like domain-containing protein, whose translation MKFTAVLIIASFAFILFLFACGSPSVSTNKAPQFVSSNPLNNATDVSTDTTLSWTFNDPENDSLTYELFFGENKNTAPSIYKGYSNSYKPNLEPSKTYYWKIIAYDGKNTPTQVGSCFLLLK comes from the coding sequence ATGAAATTCACTGCTGTGTTAATAATCGCATCTTTTGCTTTCATATTATTCCTATTTGCATGTGGAAGTCCATCGGTTTCAACTAACAAAGCTCCACAATTTGTTTCATCAAATCCTTTAAATAACGCTACCGATGTCAGTACAGATACAACCCTGAGTTGGACATTCAACGATCCTGAAAACGACTCTTTGACATATGAATTGTTTTTTGGAGAGAACAAGAACACCGCTCCATCGATATACAAAGGTTATAGCAACTCTTATAAACCAAATCTTGAACCATCTAAGACTTATTACTGGAAAATAATAGCATATGATGGAAAAAACACCCCGACTCAAGTTGGCTCGTGTTTTCTACTCTTAAAGTGA